In Periophthalmus magnuspinnatus isolate fPerMag1 chromosome 9, fPerMag1.2.pri, whole genome shotgun sequence, the sequence accaggactaaaccaggactaaactaggactaaagcaggactaaagcgggtctaaaccaggactaaaccaggactaaagcaggactaaaccaggactaaagcaggtataaaccaggactaaaccaggactaaaccaggactaaaccaggtctaaaccaggactaaaccaggactaaagcaggactaaagcaggactaaaccaggactaaagcaggactaaaccaggactaaaccaggactaaagcaggactaaaccaggactaaagcaggactaaagcaagactaaaccaggactaaagcaggtctaaaccaggactaaaccaggactaaaccaggactaaactaggactaaagcaggattaaggcgggtctaaaccaggactaaaccaggactaaagcaggtctaaaccaggactaaagcaggactaaagcaggactaaagcgggtctaaaccaggactaaaccaggactaaagcaggtctaaaccaggactaaagcaggtctaaaccaggactaaagcaggactaaagcaggactaaagcaggtctaaaccaggactaaagcagggcctCTGTATAGCTCTGTATAGCTCTGTTCATAGTTGTTGTTTATGATGGACTTGTTGATGAATGAAAAGTAGTTTGTTCTGTTCTCTGTGATCTCTGCTGCTATgcaataaaagtctttaaaCTGCACATTACCAAAGGCCGCAGCCACTTACAGCTAATTTTTACAGCAATGACAAAGATCTGAAAAAGTGAGCGCTGCATGTTGGGGACAGGAGCCAGTgttcctttatttatttttattaaatatttcataCAAGTTACAAAGGTCcatatttatccaaccacatcTGCAGAGAACAGTGAATGAATCTGATTCCCTCTCAATATGCATTTGAACTGATTTGGATCGATTCTCTACATTTTAATGACATGTTTTCACTTCCCAATGACAAATATATAGTAGCAAATATATTCTTTAACTGCTGATTTGGGCAAACATTAGAAATTAAAATGCAATGTTTTAAAAGGACTCTGCACATCCTACTGCAGGattcagaaaaataaatgtctatTTACACAAACAATTGTACAGCGTAATAGTTTTTCATTTCAGTCATTTTagttgactttttttagtattcaacataaaaacttgaaataaattgaaaacaaaatctGTAAACACCAAAAAGGCCCTCAGACTGTAGGACTAATGTCTTTtctatatttacacatttattcgACAGACTCACTTAAGGGGGACAAGCTGTGAGCTCTACTGATGTTACAAAACTCACCATTTCACAGGTTTAGGCCTTTCATTTCTTATTACAAATCAGACCCTCTGTAGTTCATTGTATTCTGTACAGATGATATACTCATGCtataatgtgaaaaatgtatataatgttttttatttattcacttcgTAAGTATTCTGCTCTTGCTCCTTATAACTCCCCCTCTCCAATTTGAGCCTTTTCtttgattttgttcatttcttgtgtatgtttctctgtctcctccttttgAAGATCACTAATTCCTTTaatgtttttgattatttaCTTGTTAACATGGACATCTTTTCCTCCAGTGTCTTAATTTTGGTTTGTGCTTGTTCATATTGTTTTTGGAgtttatccattttcttcttgtCTCTTTCTGATCGTCTTTCCAAagcatccctctctctcctgatcTTATCTTGTCCCGCCTCCATAATTCTCTTGATGTCTTTCTTAATGTCTATCTCTGCCTGTAGTAACATGTCGTTGGTGTAGCAGCCTCCTCCGTTCTCCTTCATCATGTTGTCTATCTTCTTCATCAGTTCTCTCACCTGAGTGCGATCGTTCTTTTTCCTGTTGTCAAACACATGGTACCTGTTTCCACATTGAGAGATGAACTCTCAATGTGAACTATATCATCACAATCATTTTCTATAAACTCTTCAATGGAACCTGTCAGATTATCCCCATATGTAAAGTGAATGATGGTGTGCTTTTCAGCCTCTTTCCCAAACCCCTTTTTAATAAGTTCTATagtctttttctcctcttctgtgAATAATCTGATCTGTATCACCAACAGAAAGACGTGTGGCCCTGGGGCCAGCAGACTCACACACCTCAGTCTTTCCTCATCATGGGACAAACTGGagtcaaacagacctggagtgtccACCACAGAAACATGGTGTCCATCTATCACAGCCTCAGCTTTTTGGCAAACTGTGGTCACTGACATATGACTTGGTTTTGCCTCAAACTTCTCTCTCCCGAGGATGGTGTTTCCTGAAGAGCTCTTTCCTGTGCCAGTTTTTCCGATCAGTGCGATCCTCAGACAGTCAGGACTCTGATCACCTGTAACACATGAACATCCTTTACTCACTGGAACAAATGACTCATGGTGTGTGTTTAAAGGTTATTGGGAGCTGTGTGTCTCCATGTTGTGACCTGAAGTGTATTCAGTGCTGATTCACATGCACCAGTAATAATATATTGACTCCAGTTCAATCCAATCCACATCAACCCTCTGTCAGGTCAAATAAACCCAAATATGTTTAACTGGATTAGAGCCAGTGTATCTGAAGTTGTGTGTGAATTCAGggaacaatacatttaaatacttaCTTCTGTTTGGTTCTTTGGTCTTTGTGTCCTGTAGTTCTTTCTGCAGAGCAGAGATCTTCTCTCTCTGACCTTGtaccagtgtctctgtggtgaaGTTGTGAGCTTCATTCTTGGCCTTTAAACTCTCTACAGACTCCAGCAGCTCAGAGACCTGCTGCTGGTCCCTGAGGTTGAATCTAAGATAtcctcctccacagatctgacacagcTCCTGGATGTCTGTGTCTCTTTTGTCAAACTGAAGCTCAGCTGAAGCAGTGGGCTCTGAGTCCACAGTGACCAGAATCATAGTGAAGAGAAGGACTCGTGAGCTGAGTGTGTCCTGGATGGTCTTTAGCTCGGCCTTATCTTCGTCGGTGAGGGGACCCTGCAGTAGAACCAGGATGAAGGCGTGGACGCCCTCAGGAGCACAGAGGGAGATGCAGCGGAGGCACTGCTGCATCACTGCCTCCAGAGGTTTTCCAGACAGAGCTGGCAGCTCCACCAGAGACACCCGACGCCCACACACCTCTccctcatgtttaacacactgcCCTGGGCTGCTCGCTGCAGGGAGCTCTGCTCGCCCTAAAATGGACTCAGCTGCTGACGCCTTCCCTGCTCCACTCCTCCCAAAAAGAACCAGGTTCAGAGAGGGTTTCTCTTTTGTACCAAAGGCCAAAGTCAGACCTGAGTCTTCTTCTTCAAAAGCGTCAGGACTCAGATGATCTCCACTGTTCTCCTTCAACATGTCACAGATTCTTGAGAACAGCTCTTTACGTTTAAATTGTTTCAGATCATGCTGATATAGATCAGAGTGATGCATCCACATACATCTGTATCTACATCTGATGATCATGTCCCTTATATGTGTCTGCCTCATGTATTTCTCCATGGACCCTGGTGTCTCTGCTTGTGGCCTGGACATCAGCACCAGTGAATGTTGGAAGACCTGCTCACTGAGGCTCTCCAGGACTGACTGTAGTCTGCTTTTGTGCTGCTCAGTGAAGTCTTCAGGCTGTAGAACCAGCAGGGACACATGAGGACCAGGGGCGCTCAGATCTTTGATGTCTCGTATAATCTGTTGGAGTTGTTGTTGTGAGGTGGTGGAGAGCAGCTGGTCTGGAGTGTGGATCACAGTCAATGGTTtgtcctggaatgttccactgaattttacacatttatcatGTTGAGTGGACAGATCATACTCCTTGTTTCCCAAAAGGAGGTTTCCCACTGAGTTCTTCAGCGTCCTGCTGTTCCCCAGAAGAACCAGCCTCAGCTCAGATACTggaaacagagaaacaaactCACTTCAGTTGTGAACTACACTTGGCAGGaggttttattgatttgttctgCTGTGCCCCAAAAACACTAAACTTgatgcattttaattatttattaataattataatacttttgatgttttatatttagtacTTTGGACCAAAGATATACTTTGATAAAGCTGAGGTCTGAGGCTTTTGtcctaaatatttaaatgtctgTTTGTGCTGTGGAGTTCTAAGTTCACTTACAGTACGGCGGCAGGAGTCCATAGCTGCCACTGCATTTATGACAATTTCCATcttctgtaaataaaaacacaaaaggacAAGTTGACATTTCCACCTTCAGTAGACAACACATTTCACTATGATGAGATGTTACATCACAAAAAATCCCCTGTTCCTGTTTGGACATCACTGGAAATTAAGACATTTGTACAGGTATTTCCATAATGTTACAAAACATCCAAAAGTTGTGTTTAGACTAATATAAATGCATGATCATATCAGAAGCCCTACATGAAGAGacaaagaacaaggccagttacgtcacccggactggcgttaccggggccccaccctggagccaggcctggggtgggtgctcggcagcgagcgcctggtggccgggcctttccccacagggcccggtcgggcccagcccgaaggaacgacatggggccgtcctcccgtggacccaccacctgcgggaggagccatgcggggcggatgcagagagatccgggcggcagtcgaaggcggggacctcgacgaccagatctccggacatggagactagctctggggacatggaatgtcacctcgctggggcggaaggagcctgagcttgtgtgggaggttgagcattaccggctagatatagtcggcctcacctccacgcacagcttgggctctggaacccaacttcttgagaggggttggactctccatttctctggcgttgcccgcggggagcggcggcgagctggtgtgggcttgctcattgccccacaacTCAGCCGCTGcttgttggggttcactccggtgaacgagagggtcgcgtccctgcgccttcgggtcggggaaaggtctctcactgttgtgtcggcctacgggccaagcagcagtgcggagtacccggccttcttggagtccctgggaggggtactggACAGTgaaccaaccggggactccgttgttctcctgggggacttcaacgcccatgtgacacttggaggggcatgattgggaggaacggcctccccgatctgaacctgagcggtgttttgttattggacttctgtgctagtcacagtttgtccataacaaacaccatgttcgagcacaagggtgtccatcggtgcacgtggcaccaggacactctaggtcggaggtcgatgatcgactttgttgtcgtgtcatctgacctccgaccgcgtgtcttggacactcgggtgaagagaggggctgagctgtcaactgatggtgagttggatccgctggcagaggaggaagccggacagacctggcaggcccaagcgcattgtgagggtctgctgggaacgtctggcggagccctctgtcaggggggtcttcaactcccacctccgggagagcttctccctgatcccgggggaggttggagacatggactccgagtgggccatgttctccacctctactgtggtcgtaaggtctgtggtgcttgtcgcggcggcaatccccgaacccggtggtggacaccggaagtaagggatgccgtcaagctgaagaaggagtcctatcgagccttgttggctcgtgggactcctgaggcagctgatgagtaccggtgggccaagcgtgccgcggctcggccagtcacagaggcaaaaactcggggttgggaggagttcggggaggccatggagaaggactatcggacggcctcaaagagattctggcaaaccgtccgacgcctcaggagggggaagcagtgcttcagcaacactgtttacagtgcgggtggagagctgctgacctcgactggggatgttgtcgggcggtggaaggaatactttgaagatctcctcaatcccactgtcacgtcttccgaggaggaagcagaaactggggacccagaggcggactcgtccatcaccctggctgaagtcactgaggtggttggcaagctcctcagtggcaaggctccgggggtggacgagattcgtcctgagtacctcaagtctctggatgttgtggggctgtcttggctgacacgtctctgcaacatcgcgtggtggtcggggacggtacctgtggaatggcagaccggggtggtggtccctctgtataagaagggggaccggagggtgtgttccaattacaggggaatcacactcctcagccttcccggtaaggtctattccagggtactggagaggagaatccgaccgatagtcgaacctcggattcaggaggagcagtgtggttttcgtcctggtcgtggaacactggaccagctctatactctccatcgggtcctcgagggctcatgggagtatgcccaaccagtccacatgtgttttgtggatctggagaaggcattcgaccgtgtccctcgtggtgtcctttggggctgggatgagaatcagctcctccaaatccgaggccatggttctcgaccggaaaaaggtggtttgctctctccgggtgggtagtgagtctctgccccaagtggaggagttcaagtatctcggggtcttgttcacgagtgagggaaggatggagcgggagattgacaggcggatcggtgcagcgtctgcagtgatgcggtcgctgtatcggtctgttgtggtaaagaaggagctgagccggaaggcgaagctctcgatttaccggtcaatctacgttcctaccctcacctatggtcatgagctctgggtaatgaccgaaaggacaaggtcgcggatacaagcggctgaaatgggcttcctccgcagagtggccgggcgcacccttagggatagggtgaggagctcggtcacacgggaggagctcggagtagagccgctgctcctacacgttgagaggaaccagttgaggtggctcgggcatctgctcaggatgcctcctggacgcctccctagggaggtgttttgggcatgtcccaccgggaggaggccccggggaagacccaggacacgctggagggactatgtctctcggctggcctgggaacgccttggggtcccaccggaggagctggaggacgtgtccggggtgagggaagtctgggagtccctgcttagactgctgcccccgcgacccggccccggataagcggaagaaaatggatggatggatggatggtgctTGTCAGACgacatgattcacctcctacaatgttgccttaactcggtAAAAGAGTTTCTGCAAAGCACCAACTGTCTtccataattcacgttttacaatgttacctttaatctagtttcagtgttagtacATGGTGCTCAAACTCTAGTATAAAGATGGTgattacatgacaatattcaaaacctATATGATTTCActatcaaaagatatatatgtatatgtgatgcccctaagaaactttattcaatcaatatgcattccatatttttgatatatgtatttgtaatgcaactcacaagctttattacttgacatacccttcacTCTATTTAAATATCTTTAATGAAAATAGctgcacatatttatttatttatttagtacaaTAATGCAAATAAAGTAATTCCAAAGTAACGTAACTCAGATCGTTcctcagtcagtttggtctggACCAGGGCCTGCCAGTGAGGTAACTAGTAACGGGTAAATAATAACTTTTTCTAAAGATATCACACTAGAACAGTCAGACCCTCTACTTTCAAAAGGTAGAATAGTCTCATTGAAAAAAACCCCCATAATGTCTCATTTAAGAATGATTAAATGTGTCATTTAAAAACGTTTAAATGTCTCATTTAATCTCATAAACCCACCTAAAAACTCAGTATTTCTCAGTAAAATGTTCAGAAACCCACAGAGATCAGTGCGTGGATGTCATTGCGTctgaagtgaaagtattttcATATTTGATAAAGGGCAGCAGGAAGGAGTGTGTCATGCAAAATACCCTCTGTGAAATGTGTGCTTTACCACTCTGTGACACCAGGGGGAGCTGTGGAGATGCTATTTCAGGATTCATATGGTTTAGCACAAGGCCTAAACTGTGCTTaatttgtacacacacacacacacacccacccccacacacacacccctacacacacacaccctgatacacacacactgatacacacacacacacacccctacacacacacacacacccctacacacgcactgatccacacacacacacacacacacccctacatactgatccacacacgcactgatccacagacgcactgatccacacacacacactgatctacacacgcactgatccacacacacacactgatccacacacacacactgatctacacacgcactgatccacagacgcactgatccacacacacacacactgatacacacacactgacacacacatgcactgatacacacacacactgattcaattcaattcattttatttttgtaacgcccaaaatcacaacaagttttgttttaatagcCAAGCCTATACAATTTTAAGTCTCAAAAGTGATGATTGAAAAGCATAGTAAAACATGTGGCTATATGGGTCAATGTATAAATGAGTAAGATGCAATTAACCGCAACTGTCATTGGTAACTTGACAGTAGTGAATATTTATATTGAAACACATTGTAAGAAATGGAAACAAGTTCAGTCTAAAGACACTGATGCCCTGTCCATATAAGCCAGGTGAGCCAATCAGTGTCACCTTACAGCATTATGTAATCTGGTGCCTTCTAATGAGCTAAAATGTGATCACTAACAACTAATTCTTGTAAAGTACAAGTTCAAACTAACTAGTTTAATGCTTAAAAAAAGcaatattataaaacattttattaagttCTAAGCTTGGTTCTCTGAATGACAAGAGTCTTCATACTACTGGTCATCACGTTTGAACGGTTGCTACTAGCGGGCAGATTTTATTCCtggtaaaaagaaaatatggcAGGTTGAGCTCCTTCACTTTTGCCCAGTTAAAcaactgtttttaaaatatgtaaatgaattTGGATTTAAATACTCTAGATCCACTCTTTTGTTTCACAACCTATGGACAtcaaaatactgtaataatgCATATGTAAATTAGCATATTCAAGCTTTAAACAATGCTTTTTGCTGTCAACAATGCTTTTTTTCAGGTAAGGCCTTGAGTTTCATGaaaaaatgatacatttttgtTGCATAAATTAATGCATAATAAATGGTGTAAATATATATAGCTGTTTTAAaactatactgtatttatttattttttttatttttttgttttttgtttttacattacagCCCAATGCAACTCAGTGTGAAAGTATTctaaatattcagaatacagtacagaTTTTTACCATGTAACAGAATACGTTCTAATTCAACTATTCAGAATTTATTTGAAAAGTATTCCTCCCAACACTGGTGTCATATATCTAAAGTAGATACCTGCCAATATTGCACAAGCTATTCACTCTGCATGttgtaataaatgtaacaatttactgaacaaaatgcatACATTTAATTTTGCAATCAAGTTATTATTAGTTTACCCCTTGTAAGATATGTATGCTTGGTCATACAAGCTGTAATCAATATAGTGGTCTACAACCAAACAGAATTAAGGCATAGGGAAAATGCAACACACCCTTTTAGATGGCTATCTCTGTGTGGTCTGGAGCGCTCTCTATTGGCGCCTGATCAAACTGACAGTTCATATTAGGACAAAAGCAAAATCTTAGTCTGTTTGATGCTTGTAAactctatttttatttacatatataacttaaaattgcaatttaagagaacGTGCCATCTGTTCACCATGAAACTAGAATGGACCAATTTCTAAGAGAATGACATGGGTGTGGTTTCCGAGACACTTCAATAAGCACACATTGGTTCTGACTTGGTTCGTTGTTTTATTGCTGGTAAAAGTAATATACTCTATTGTTTTATAAGGGGTTTTTTCATGTATTCATGTGTTTTCTGTCTTTGTAAAGaatattttacaatttcaattccaaagaaaaaaccccaaacactGACGTTGTTCAGGGTAAATTTCTACTTATCATTCAGTGCACCTGGCCAAGTGTTGATGTGATGAGGCACTTATCTAACCAATATTGTCTATGTTCTATTTTTCTCTTCTCAGCACTCAATATATTCTATACCCACCATTTTCAACAGCTACCTTTCTGTCAAGTTAATTTGTGGATTAAAAAAACTGTAGGTAACATTTACGTCAAAATATCAAATGGAGGGGTGAGCCTATagcaattttgtttttgcatagcatttgtgtttattgtgtgtaaATAATTTCAAATATGTTAATTTATGTTGATAGAGAAGACATTGTTACCAGTTTCATGTGGAATGTCTTAGTAACTGCACAAATATTaaccaaaaacatgataaacatTCAGAATTTTGACAGTACAATAGCAATATCCTCCATATAAGTCTGTATTATAggtttgttgaaaatgaaattacttgaacatgagtttaatgtctaatttaatttattcataatGATGCATGTATTATAAAGCAGACTTGACCTTCACCGTGACCCGGAAAAATTAGgtcatcaaaaaatatatagcCTTGTGGATGATGTTGTTTTAGTgctaaaaatggacaaaaacaaagctCTGATTGTGATGTAAGAGataatcaaatattacatttgggTCTGGGATTAAATAAATGATACTTCTTCCCACTCCCTTTTTTAGGTGGACATTTTGATCACAGTTCATTATCACAAGGTAACAAGAGCTATCTGTTGTGTGAGAGAGGTCACATTTGGTGAACTCCACCTGTCACCATAAACAAAACCTCATCATCAAATCCACGGGTCAGGCATGGaggagagctggaggagctgtCCACGGACCAGTGGTGCTGACCTCTGCTCCTATTTGTCTGCACCCCAGTGTGTCTTCACAATGGAAACCATATCATATAGGTCTCTAGTTTGAATCGCACCTTAGCATAGCATTATGGGAGATTCAATCGGGGCAGTAACTGAATCTGTATCTGAAGACCTACCTTGCTTGTGtgacccctctctttctctttccctgctctcttgtatttatttacttctaTCTTAGTTgctctctttttttatttgctctCTCATTTGACAACGCTTTTCATTTATTGCTAGTCACACATCTGTCTATATCATTATGTTTGTTGATGCCATTAAATGTTTcctttctctgtaaaaaaaaaaaaaaaaaaaaaaaaaaaagttcataaatgtaaaaaatgaattttaaaatttattttgacattatGAGAATATAAAGTTAATCGATAACCTATATTATTTTGGAAATAAGTTATGTAGGCTACATTACttgcagtttttgtttagtcAATGAATTTGTTCCACGTGtcacttttcaaaaaacaaacaaacaaaaactgttacTTGTACTGTATACAGCGCAGTATACAGGTGTCTCAACTCACCAGCAACAGAAAGTGCAAGTGCAGACTAAATTATTATCAGTACACTTTCTAATACTTTCTAATAGGATGTGGAGATTTGGGGTTGCCCACTAACTTGTCGACTGGTGGGACACTCTTACTTCTCCTGTTTAAGTGTTTTCGGAATATAGGCTATTGTACAATTAGTATACAAGTAGTATACAAATAACGTATTATAATGTATGTTATGTTCCTATAAACAGTTTCTGTGGagactgtacttttactttataatgACTTATAACTTGTGGAAATTTAGATTTGTCCACTTACTTGTCGGCAGGTGGGAAACTCCCTGCTTCTCTTGTTTAAATTGAATTTTAACTGTATATAATGTTTACATGATAAAACATTGTACTTGCTTCTTTGCACAGCATTCTTTCCACACCTTCCAAAGAAGGCCCTAAACCAAATGGCATTTCTGTAGGCTAGTATTTGTGGATTTGTCTCATTGGCGGAGTGTGAATGTACACTTAATGACTTCCTCTCAGTTCCATAAAAAGGGCTTTGATCGGCAGGTGGATCACTGTATAAGCTGAGAGTCGACACATGTCGTTGTATTTGTGCACGAACTGACTGAGGACAGATAGGCTGACCCTAttgctccatctgtctctcaGATGGAGCAATCCATGGTATCATCCACACAGTGCAGTGAACCACCAGAGGGAGCCCTGAATGTTAGCGCATGACTCAACACAGTGAGAAGGTATTCTGAGAAATAAGAGAAATAATGACATAATGagaaataatgtgttttgtaactgaAGTTATTGCACATTTAGGATCCATATGGAGGACTATAGGACTGTCGCTGAATCCTGCCAAACTCAAATCTTGGCAGGATGTTATACTAATGATGTGCAGTATATGATTGATAAGACTTTTCAGTAATACTTTATAATGACTACACATACTtatgccttaataaagcatgaacaaagccttgatgattcaggcttagaaaCTTCTTAGTTAATGCTCCTAACTCTTAActctaaccccttaattaagtggTTACTGGGAGTGAATgcttttaataaactatttattcATTCTGAGTTAagcctttttttcatttttttcattttcatttagggAATCCATGTCCT encodes:
- the LOC117375770 gene encoding LOW QUALITY PROTEIN: GTPase IMAP family member 8-like (The sequence of the model RefSeq protein was modified relative to this genomic sequence to represent the inferred CDS: inserted 1 base in 1 codon) encodes the protein MSTCPFVFLFTEDGNCHKCSGSYGLLPPYLSELRLVLLGNSRTLKNSVGNLLLGNKEYDLSTQHDKCVKFSGTFQDKPLTVIHTPDQLLSTTSQQQLQQIIRDIKDLSAPGPHVSLLVLQPEDFTEQHKSRLQSVLESLSEQVFQHSLVLMSRPQAETPGSMEKYMRQTHIRDMIIRCRYRCMWMHHSDLYQHDLKQFKRKELFSRICDMLKENSGDHLSPDAFEEEDSGLTLAFGTKEKPSLNLVLFGRSGAGKASAAESILGRAELPAASSPGQCVKHEGEVCGRRVSLVELPALSGKPLEAVMQQCLRCISLCAPEGVHAFILVLLQGPLTDEDKAELKTIQDTLSSRVLLFTMILVTVDSEPTASAELQFDKRDTDIQELCQICGGGYLRFNLRDQQQVSELLESVESLKAKNEAHNFTTETLVQGQREKISALQKELQDTKTKEPNRSDQSPDCLRIALIGKTGTGKSSSGNTILGREKFEAKPSHMSVTTVCQKAEAVIDGHHVSVVDTPGLFDSSLSHDEERLRCVSLLAPGPHVFLLVIQIRLFTEEEKKTIELIKKGFGKEAEKHTIIHFTYGDNLTGSIEEFIENDCDDIVHIEXFISQCGNRYHVFDNRKKNDRTQVRELMKKIDNMMKENGGGCYTNDMLLQAEIDIKKDIKRIMEAGQDKIRRERDALERRSERDKKKMDKLQKQYEQAQTKIKTLEEKMSMLTSK